A window of the Streptomyces griseochromogenes genome harbors these coding sequences:
- a CDS encoding antibiotic biosynthesis monooxygenase family protein, with translation MTVWEVVQLPVAESHQNEFESVVRSHLPLLKEADGCLDVKLLRAIGKEGALLLWVLWQSLEHHTEVFMKTEAFTEFSSAMMPFFTATPEVLHASTAIDGF, from the coding sequence GTGACCGTCTGGGAAGTTGTTCAGCTGCCGGTCGCCGAGAGTCATCAGAATGAATTCGAATCGGTTGTCCGGTCACATCTGCCGCTCCTCAAGGAGGCCGATGGCTGTCTGGATGTGAAGCTGCTCCGAGCCATTGGCAAGGAGGGCGCGCTCCTGTTGTGGGTCCTGTGGCAGTCATTGGAGCACCACACCGAGGTATTCATGAAAACCGAGGCTTTCACCGAGTTCTCCAGTGCCATGATGCCGTTCTTCACCGCGACTCCTGAGGTGCTTCACGCGAGTACGGCCATTGACGGCTTCTGA
- a CDS encoding AfsR/SARP family transcriptional regulator, with product MAADIRYQILGHTRAYLGESELAVGPPQQQAVLVCLLLRAGRAVSVDGIVDSVWGPQAPDTAVSAVRTYAWRLRKSLGERKGEKGAKAPTVVSVGTGYRMTVGPDQLDALRVEQLAAEATRARDARRAETARTLVVQSLSLWQGEPLAKVPGPFAKQQRARLDALRLALMEERFDLDLLLGRHALAIPDLNAFVTEHPLRERGHGQLMRALYADGQQAAALDAFERLRRRLGEELGVDPSHELRSLHQRILRNDPALNAVRRTEAASSAAAAPPSAADHDCRPATAPIPAQLPPRPADFTGRAEAVSGLRNAIGGGCEAAMPVARISGMGGVGKTALALHVAHLLKPQFTDGQLYADLGGSGPSPARPDAVLVSFLASLGVPEDKIPDNMEDRARLYRSLLDGRRVLVLLDDARDASQVRPLLPGSHGCAVLVTGRPRIFSLPTVAQVDLDVLIPDEAVALLTRVCGPDRVAAEPEAARSLVSRCGLLPLAVRIAATRLASRPAWTLRAMAERLADQQARRTAMQIGDLDVHACFDLSYRQLTQCQVRAFLLVAAVGEPDISVSAAAAALAVEEHVAEELLESLVDAAMLSVVAPNRYRHHSLLRDFARTRIRAAGFSGAQEALDRLLAFLVSTAGAAATWARPTDPLEHAWALDTAGGLRFTDADAARDWIAAEAESATAAVMAATRSTGPGHRARLRKAADLLIALNRFRCQVRHEQVAPAAEVVARVAAAAGDSRSVARARFVLASETAMCVPMLEDA from the coding sequence ATGGCAGCAGATATTCGCTATCAGATACTCGGCCACACGCGAGCGTATCTCGGAGAATCTGAGCTCGCCGTCGGACCCCCGCAACAGCAAGCCGTGCTCGTCTGCCTGCTCCTGCGAGCGGGCCGTGCCGTCTCGGTCGACGGGATCGTCGATTCCGTCTGGGGCCCGCAGGCACCGGACACCGCGGTCTCCGCCGTGCGCACCTACGCCTGGCGGCTACGCAAGTCCTTGGGCGAACGAAAGGGGGAGAAAGGCGCCAAGGCCCCTACCGTCGTCTCGGTCGGCACCGGTTACCGGATGACCGTCGGACCCGACCAGCTGGACGCCCTTCGCGTAGAGCAACTGGCCGCCGAAGCGACCCGGGCACGCGATGCCCGGCGAGCCGAGACGGCTCGCACTCTGGTGGTGCAGTCCCTGAGCCTGTGGCAGGGCGAACCGCTGGCGAAGGTCCCCGGGCCGTTCGCGAAGCAGCAGCGCGCCCGGCTGGACGCCCTACGGCTCGCGCTCATGGAGGAACGCTTCGACCTCGATCTGCTCCTGGGCCGGCACGCCCTCGCGATTCCCGACCTCAACGCCTTCGTGACCGAGCACCCCCTGCGCGAGCGCGGGCACGGCCAGTTGATGCGAGCGCTGTACGCCGACGGACAGCAGGCTGCGGCGCTGGACGCCTTCGAGCGGCTTCGGCGGAGGTTGGGAGAGGAGCTGGGCGTCGACCCGAGCCACGAGCTACGCTCCTTGCACCAGCGAATACTGCGGAACGACCCGGCGCTGAACGCCGTACGGCGCACCGAGGCCGCGTCGTCCGCAGCCGCGGCTCCTCCCAGCGCCGCCGATCACGACTGCCGTCCCGCCACCGCCCCGATTCCGGCACAACTGCCGCCCCGCCCAGCGGACTTCACCGGACGCGCCGAGGCCGTCTCGGGGCTTCGGAACGCGATCGGCGGTGGATGCGAGGCAGCGATGCCCGTGGCCAGGATCTCGGGCATGGGCGGCGTCGGCAAGACCGCTCTGGCCCTGCACGTCGCCCACCTGCTCAAGCCACAGTTCACCGACGGTCAGTTGTACGCCGACCTGGGCGGCAGCGGACCCTCCCCGGCCCGCCCGGACGCAGTGCTGGTCAGCTTTCTGGCCTCGCTGGGCGTCCCCGAGGACAAGATCCCGGACAACATGGAGGACCGTGCCAGACTGTACCGGTCACTGTTGGACGGACGGCGCGTCCTGGTCCTGCTGGACGACGCCCGAGACGCCTCGCAGGTCCGGCCGCTCCTGCCCGGATCCCATGGCTGTGCGGTCCTGGTCACCGGCCGGCCGCGGATATTCAGCCTGCCCACGGTGGCACAAGTGGACCTGGATGTACTGATCCCGGACGAGGCTGTCGCCCTGTTGACGCGTGTGTGCGGCCCTGACCGGGTGGCGGCCGAGCCGGAGGCCGCCCGCTCGCTGGTCTCCCGCTGCGGCTTGCTGCCGTTGGCCGTCCGGATCGCCGCGACCAGACTCGCCTCCAGACCTGCCTGGACCCTTCGGGCGATGGCCGAGCGCCTCGCCGACCAGCAGGCTCGGCGAACAGCCATGCAGATCGGTGACCTCGACGTCCATGCGTGCTTCGATCTCAGTTACCGTCAACTGACACAGTGTCAGGTGCGAGCATTCCTCCTCGTCGCCGCCGTCGGCGAGCCGGATATCAGTGTCTCCGCGGCCGCGGCCGCACTGGCGGTGGAGGAGCACGTCGCCGAGGAACTGCTCGAGTCGCTGGTGGACGCGGCCATGCTGAGCGTGGTCGCGCCGAACCGCTACCGGCACCACAGCCTGCTGCGCGACTTCGCCCGAACGCGGATCAGGGCCGCAGGCTTCTCCGGGGCGCAGGAGGCACTCGACCGGCTGCTCGCTTTCCTCGTGTCGACCGCAGGGGCGGCCGCCACATGGGCGAGGCCCACAGATCCACTCGAACACGCATGGGCACTCGATACTGCCGGAGGGCTCAGGTTCACCGACGCGGACGCTGCCCGGGACTGGATCGCCGCCGAAGCCGAGAGTGCGACGGCTGCGGTCATGGCAGCCACGCGGTCCACCGGCCCGGGGCACCGGGCACGCCTGCGCAAGGCAGCCGACCTGCTCATCGCTCTGAACCGCTTCCGATGCCAAGTACGCCACGAGCAGGTCGCCCCGGCCGCCGAAGTGGTGGCCAGAGTCGCGGCTGCGGCGGGCGACTCCCGGTCAGTGGCCCGTGCCCGCTTCGTTCTCGCCTCGGAAACAGCGATGTGCGTGCCCATGCTCGAGGACGCCTGA
- a CDS encoding formyl transferase, whose product MRHTQNRWTFPDATHRRLRVLLLTSDDPQHAYIRRLLAARLDLVGTVVEPGAAQKRRLWTKRRYYDLAFRIYQGWRQRITGRARWRSAYFARLSAELPPATSVIHRVDSINSVAARDLVTTLAPDLTVVCGTGVLGKRLIERTPGLMVNIHGGWLPEYKGNHGVYFAYLNRDWPRIGATVHMVSPTLDAGPVLAQVAPELHPGDDDEELYSRSVHQAAVLLTELAIELEEGAVLTAVAQPDRGTTYRHRDRTPGVEFRLWLRRLRRRHPVPSRAATSTTVSPEGTTDLRGDQRRCAVGLGKERPS is encoded by the coding sequence ATGCGGCACACCCAGAATCGCTGGACCTTCCCCGATGCCACACACAGACGGCTGCGCGTCCTGCTGCTGACCTCCGACGATCCCCAGCACGCGTACATACGCCGCCTGCTGGCCGCCAGACTCGACCTGGTCGGCACGGTGGTCGAACCCGGTGCCGCGCAGAAGCGCCGGCTGTGGACCAAGCGCCGTTACTACGACCTCGCCTTCCGTATCTACCAGGGCTGGCGGCAGCGGATCACGGGGCGTGCCCGGTGGCGCAGCGCATACTTCGCCCGGCTCTCCGCGGAACTGCCACCCGCCACCTCGGTGATCCACCGGGTGGATTCCATCAACAGCGTTGCCGCAAGGGACCTGGTGACGACGCTCGCCCCGGACCTCACGGTCGTCTGCGGCACCGGAGTCCTGGGCAAGCGCCTCATCGAGCGGACCCCGGGCCTGATGGTCAACATCCACGGGGGCTGGCTGCCTGAGTACAAGGGCAACCACGGCGTCTATTTCGCCTACCTCAACAGGGACTGGCCGCGCATCGGTGCCACTGTGCACATGGTGTCTCCCACGCTGGACGCCGGCCCGGTGCTTGCCCAGGTGGCACCCGAACTGCACCCAGGTGATGACGACGAAGAGCTCTACAGCCGCTCGGTGCACCAGGCGGCCGTCCTGCTCACGGAGTTGGCGATCGAGCTGGAGGAGGGCGCCGTACTCACCGCCGTGGCCCAGCCGGACCGGGGGACCACCTACAGGCACCGGGACCGCACTCCGGGCGTCGAGTTCCGCCTCTGGCTGCGGCGGCTGCGGCGTCGGCATCCCGTCCCGTCCCGGGCCGCCACCTCGACCACCGTGTCGCCCGAAGGGACGACAGACCTACGCGGTGATCAGCGCCGTTGCGCCGTGGGGCTCGGCAAGGAGCGGCCGTCGTAG
- a CDS encoding NAD(P)/FAD-dependent oxidoreductase, which translates to MPGDRVLFQPELDTADDTTVAASLCEVRPHVIISATTPSSAVLRAWRDAMGAEPIAVVRIGPSRQPEKRGLPSMEAEPQHARLPFDVPLFSVSGPSSGAGAPADPEEAVLFRALAIAERFVQEHRAKRDRATAVAPRSDGERESVLVVGAGVVNLVTAHTLLTNGYRVTLMDAGPDPRENRPWNHYGCSRGGGNARMFTLTEMDDYHPRHTDDADSNLVFDRSPEQLGWDIRRDPAAVAGDQAWVQDFKSPPRWLTHAYNHDIFGLNRRSGDLWKEWMKEQPHIFDGLHVRHDILRLYQDEADLAASRHRQDAIGATLALFGPDAVRERFPALARARHDAFAGAIMVRGFTLDVHRFMTELVDLLEAGGAELRFGQRAERILRDSADVTGVLTESGVFHRDHYVFSPGVDGGTLLGDTGLAGQVHGVLGCWTTIPNTTQPLQNSLKVARRGHIAADANVTVGEDESGRPALMIGSGYGWTGADPRNIDERKLESIHAAVADTVELLFPDIYQSIGGREGLRRTEKYCVRPWTASNLGIFQTARAVSGAFVVTGGHNTGGFAQSPVIAEAVLHALRGRHHPMHTLYHPSRMRRALGAVPDSLPA; encoded by the coding sequence ATGCCCGGTGACCGAGTCCTGTTCCAGCCCGAGTTGGACACAGCGGATGACACCACCGTGGCGGCGTCCCTGTGCGAGGTCCGTCCGCACGTGATCATCTCGGCCACCACGCCGTCGTCGGCCGTACTCCGGGCCTGGCGCGATGCCATGGGCGCCGAGCCCATCGCCGTGGTGCGGATCGGTCCGTCCCGGCAGCCGGAGAAACGCGGGCTTCCCTCCATGGAGGCGGAACCGCAGCACGCGCGCCTGCCCTTCGATGTTCCGCTGTTCAGCGTGTCCGGGCCGTCGAGCGGCGCCGGAGCCCCGGCGGACCCTGAAGAGGCCGTCCTCTTCCGGGCGCTCGCCATCGCCGAGCGCTTCGTCCAGGAGCACCGGGCGAAGCGCGACCGAGCGACGGCGGTCGCGCCCCGGAGCGACGGGGAGCGGGAGAGCGTACTCGTGGTCGGTGCCGGGGTGGTGAACCTGGTGACCGCGCACACACTGCTGACGAACGGCTACAGGGTCACCCTCATGGATGCCGGCCCCGATCCGCGGGAGAACCGGCCCTGGAACCACTACGGCTGCTCCCGCGGAGGCGGCAACGCGCGCATGTTCACCCTCACGGAGATGGACGACTACCACCCCAGGCACACCGACGACGCAGACTCCAACCTGGTGTTCGACCGCTCTCCCGAGCAGCTGGGCTGGGACATTCGGCGGGACCCGGCAGCGGTGGCGGGCGATCAGGCATGGGTCCAGGACTTCAAGAGCCCGCCGCGCTGGCTCACCCATGCCTACAACCATGACATCTTCGGCCTGAACCGGCGCAGCGGAGACCTCTGGAAGGAGTGGATGAAGGAGCAACCGCACATCTTCGACGGACTGCACGTGCGCCACGACATCCTGCGGCTCTACCAGGACGAGGCGGACCTCGCCGCCTCCCGGCACCGTCAGGACGCGATCGGGGCGACGCTGGCCCTGTTCGGCCCCGACGCGGTACGGGAACGCTTCCCCGCTCTCGCGCGGGCCCGACATGATGCGTTCGCGGGCGCCATCATGGTGCGCGGCTTCACCCTGGACGTCCACCGCTTCATGACCGAACTCGTCGACCTGCTGGAGGCCGGCGGTGCCGAACTGCGCTTCGGCCAGCGGGCCGAGCGGATCCTTCGCGACAGCGCGGACGTCACCGGCGTACTCACGGAGTCGGGGGTGTTCCACCGGGACCACTACGTGTTCTCACCCGGAGTCGACGGCGGCACCCTGCTCGGCGACACCGGGCTGGCCGGACAGGTGCACGGTGTACTCGGCTGCTGGACCACCATTCCGAATACGACGCAGCCGCTGCAGAACTCCCTGAAGGTGGCCCGGCGCGGGCACATCGCGGCAGACGCGAACGTGACCGTCGGTGAGGACGAGAGCGGGCGGCCCGCACTCATGATCGGCTCCGGCTACGGATGGACCGGAGCGGATCCGCGCAACATCGACGAGCGGAAGCTGGAGTCGATCCACGCGGCCGTGGCGGACACCGTCGAACTGCTCTTCCCCGACATCTACCAGAGCATCGGCGGCCGGGAGGGCCTGCGTCGGACGGAGAAGTACTGCGTGCGGCCGTGGACCGCCTCGAACCTCGGCATCTTCCAGACCGCGAGAGCAGTGAGCGGCGCCTTCGTGGTCACAGGTGGTCACAACACCGGAGGCTTCGCCCAGTCGCCGGTCATCGCCGAGGCGGTGCTGCACGCCCTGCGCGGCCGGCACCACCCGATGCACACCCTCTACCACCCTTCGCGGATGCGGCGCGCGCTCGGCGCGGTGCCCGACTCCCTGCCCGCCTGA
- a CDS encoding isopenicillin N synthase family dioxygenase, with amino-acid sequence MSITFPVLDLRDADRGPAARAAFLKELRAAVHDIGFFQLVGHGVEGADEILDLARSFFSLPDSELDELSILKSPHFRGYSEVGRELTKGAPDRRSQLDVGPEREATVPGPDDPPYLWLAGPNMWPASMPELKPAINRWMSELTDVSHRLLRLILAALDAPEDFLDPVVKADPQVHFKLLHYPGRPDGRPQDDQGIGTHKDYGLLTLLLQDAFGGLQVSVDEGEFLDVPPVPGAFVVNLGELLEVATRGYLRATTHRVVSPPPGVRRYSAPFFYNPRLDATMLPLPTREVREAGGVVQDPDSPLSDSYGNNVMRGMLRAFPDVIAEQHPELLDDPVR; translated from the coding sequence ATGTCCATCACCTTTCCCGTGCTCGATCTCCGAGACGCCGACCGCGGGCCGGCCGCCCGCGCCGCCTTCCTCAAAGAACTGCGCGCGGCCGTCCACGACATCGGCTTCTTCCAGCTCGTCGGCCACGGGGTCGAGGGCGCCGACGAGATCCTGGACCTGGCCCGGTCCTTCTTCTCGCTTCCGGACAGTGAGCTCGACGAGCTGAGCATTCTCAAGTCCCCCCACTTTCGCGGCTACTCCGAGGTGGGCCGCGAGCTCACCAAGGGCGCACCCGACCGCCGCAGCCAGCTCGACGTCGGACCCGAACGCGAGGCCACGGTGCCCGGCCCGGACGACCCGCCGTACCTGTGGCTGGCCGGCCCCAACATGTGGCCGGCGAGCATGCCGGAGCTGAAGCCGGCGATCAACCGGTGGATGAGCGAGCTCACCGATGTCTCCCACCGGCTGCTGCGACTGATCCTCGCCGCGCTCGACGCGCCGGAGGACTTCCTCGACCCGGTGGTGAAGGCCGATCCCCAGGTCCACTTCAAGCTGCTGCACTACCCGGGCCGTCCCGACGGCCGGCCCCAGGACGACCAGGGCATCGGCACGCACAAGGACTACGGCCTGCTCACCCTGCTGCTCCAGGACGCCTTCGGCGGCCTGCAGGTGTCGGTGGACGAGGGTGAATTCCTGGATGTCCCGCCCGTGCCCGGGGCATTCGTGGTGAACCTGGGGGAGCTGCTGGAGGTCGCGACCCGCGGATACCTCCGGGCCACCACCCATCGTGTGGTCAGCCCGCCTCCCGGGGTTCGCCGTTACTCGGCGCCGTTCTTCTACAACCCCCGGCTGGACGCGACCATGCTGCCGCTGCCCACGCGCGAGGTCCGGGAAGCCGGCGGAGTCGTGCAGGACCCGGACAGCCCACTGTCCGACAGCTACGGCAACAACGTCATGCGCGGCATGCTCCGGGCCTTTCCCGACGTGATCGCCGAGCAGCACCCCGAATTGCTGGACGACCCGGTCCGGTAA
- a CDS encoding MFS transporter has translation MPQDTAGPADAGGVTEAAPPPTPVATGLLGGYRALMTAPGARRLAAASLLSKFPINMFSISVLLLVPPVYSIGAAGLTISTMLIANALTSPLRGRIADRYPAKPVLLSCLVCYLGGLAGLLASVSARLPFATVAASAAVMGMCFPPVSIMLRTYWRGAVEERQQGAANALESALMDLTLITGPVLAAWLSTTLSPMLPLVLSGPLMAVAVLLLVSLRRPGLHPAADRTKDWLRPLRPVRLRRVFTAHVLFCAALAATEVVLPVYAQKHDAIGFSGLYLAGLSVGSMVGALGLAAVTPGIRRRAQPAVLLAGFVVGGCVLALAMHAPPALVLIVCPLTGATIGSTFTALFTTVGTLTPAGCENETQGWMTSITQVGFAVGASSSAALAAGHDSSLFLLVAAPAAGTAALVFPRASASGTAALR, from the coding sequence ATGCCGCAGGACACCGCAGGCCCCGCAGATGCGGGGGGTGTCACGGAGGCCGCGCCGCCGCCGACCCCCGTCGCCACCGGTCTGCTGGGAGGCTACCGGGCGCTCATGACCGCGCCCGGGGCCCGTCGGCTTGCGGCTGCCTCGTTGCTGTCGAAGTTCCCGATCAACATGTTCTCCATCAGCGTGCTGCTGCTGGTGCCGCCCGTCTACTCCATCGGCGCCGCCGGACTGACGATCAGCACGATGCTGATCGCGAACGCGCTGACCAGCCCGCTGCGGGGCAGGATCGCGGACCGGTACCCGGCCAAGCCGGTACTGCTCAGCTGCTTGGTGTGCTATCTGGGTGGTCTGGCGGGGCTGCTGGCCTCCGTGTCGGCCAGGCTGCCGTTTGCGACGGTCGCCGCGTCCGCCGCCGTCATGGGCATGTGCTTCCCCCCGGTCAGCATCATGCTGCGGACGTACTGGCGAGGGGCGGTCGAGGAGCGGCAGCAGGGGGCGGCCAACGCACTGGAGTCCGCGCTGATGGACCTCACGCTCATCACCGGCCCCGTCCTCGCCGCCTGGCTCAGTACGACCCTGTCGCCGATGCTGCCGCTGGTCCTCAGCGGCCCGCTGATGGCGGTCGCGGTGCTGCTGTTGGTCAGCCTGCGCCGCCCTGGCCTCCACCCGGCCGCGGACCGGACGAAGGACTGGCTGAGGCCGCTGCGCCCGGTGAGGCTGCGGCGGGTCTTCACCGCTCACGTCCTGTTCTGCGCCGCATTGGCCGCGACCGAAGTGGTGCTCCCCGTCTACGCGCAGAAACACGACGCCATCGGGTTCAGCGGTCTGTACCTGGCGGGACTCTCGGTCGGCAGCATGGTGGGAGCCCTGGGCCTGGCGGCCGTCACTCCCGGGATCCGACGCCGGGCACAACCCGCCGTCCTGCTGGCCGGCTTCGTCGTCGGGGGATGCGTGCTCGCGCTGGCCATGCACGCGCCGCCGGCTCTCGTGCTGATCGTCTGCCCGCTGACCGGCGCCACGATCGGCTCCACGTTCACCGCGCTCTTCACCACGGTGGGCACGCTCACCCCGGCCGGCTGCGAGAACGAGACCCAGGGGTGGATGACCAGCATCACCCAGGTCGGGTTCGCCGTCGGGGCATCGTCGAGTGCCGCGCTGGCCGCCGGACACGACAGTTCGCTCTTCCTGCTCGTCGCCGCACCCGCGGCCGGGACGGCGGCGCTGGTCTTTCCCCGCGCGTCCGCATCCGGCACCGCGGCCCTTCGATAG
- a CDS encoding ATP-grasp domain-containing protein: MRKDLPAVLLVDPVRNGAGYKAAARDLGFAVASVYTLGFSTDIPGHDEDDDFSLHLSDPYDVVRQVVQLGLDIRAVVPAMEAGIHRADQIARLLGLPGNDPSLAWARRNKAAMRTRAREAGLSIPEFRLVHTLEEIRAAAHDIGFPVISKPTMGSCSQGVTVLSDAAALDALTVLETHDMYQQPITEWLVEQYVRGREFSVNFFSSHGEHRIIDMWEYRQPDERDYDFPIWDNVQIDDSHPDYRRVESYVRQVLDAFGIVHGPSHTEVKCTPEGVYLMEIGSRLPGGPAVHMWAQYSKVRAYRDALTCYLGDRPTIMDEPLEFRARYGAMAIRNEKAPGTLVAIHGIEALKGHPGIGDILVGYQPGDHIRVTRQQDDIPFGATVSGADEEEVVRTMGLIRSLVSLEIVPDLPAKPPVTSARENETP; the protein is encoded by the coding sequence ATGAGGAAAGACCTACCCGCAGTCCTGCTGGTGGATCCGGTGCGCAACGGCGCCGGGTACAAAGCCGCCGCCCGCGACCTGGGATTCGCCGTCGCCTCCGTCTACACCCTTGGTTTCAGCACCGACATCCCGGGCCACGACGAGGACGACGACTTCTCGCTCCACCTCTCGGATCCGTACGACGTGGTGCGCCAGGTCGTCCAACTGGGGCTCGACATCAGGGCTGTCGTCCCCGCGATGGAGGCGGGCATCCATCGGGCCGATCAGATCGCCCGTCTGCTCGGTCTGCCGGGCAACGACCCGTCGCTCGCCTGGGCCAGGCGCAACAAGGCGGCGATGCGGACGCGTGCCCGAGAGGCGGGTCTGTCCATACCCGAGTTCCGCCTCGTGCACACGCTCGAGGAGATCAGAGCCGCCGCCCATGACATCGGCTTTCCGGTCATCAGCAAACCGACCATGGGATCCTGTTCACAAGGAGTCACCGTGCTCTCGGACGCCGCCGCGCTGGACGCGCTGACGGTCCTGGAGACGCACGACATGTACCAGCAGCCGATCACCGAGTGGTTGGTCGAACAGTACGTCCGCGGACGGGAGTTCTCGGTCAACTTCTTCAGCAGCCACGGTGAGCACCGCATCATCGACATGTGGGAGTACCGGCAGCCGGACGAACGGGACTACGACTTCCCGATCTGGGACAACGTGCAGATCGACGACAGTCATCCGGACTACCGGCGGGTCGAGTCGTACGTCCGGCAGGTGCTCGACGCCTTCGGTATCGTCCACGGCCCCAGTCACACCGAGGTGAAGTGCACGCCGGAGGGCGTGTACCTGATGGAGATCGGCTCACGACTCCCCGGCGGCCCCGCCGTGCACATGTGGGCCCAGTACAGCAAGGTACGCGCCTACCGCGACGCCCTCACCTGCTATCTGGGCGACCGCCCCACGATCATGGACGAACCCCTGGAGTTCCGGGCCCGGTACGGTGCCATGGCGATCCGCAACGAAAAGGCGCCCGGCACGCTGGTGGCGATCCACGGCATCGAGGCCCTGAAGGGGCATCCGGGCATCGGCGACATCCTGGTGGGCTACCAGCCCGGCGATCACATCCGCGTCACCCGCCAGCAGGACGACATCCCCTTCGGCGCCACCGTGTCCGGGGCGGACGAAGAGGAAGTCGTCCGCACCATGGGACTGATCCGGTCGCTCGTCTCGCTGGAGATCGTCCCTGACCTTCCCGCGAAGCCGCCGGTGACGTCGGCCCGTGAGAATGAGACGCCCTGA
- a CDS encoding 2,3,4,5-tetrahydropyridine-2,6-dicarboxylate N-succinyltransferase, with the protein MDLTPSPISAMIDELWERRAGLSPADDEARRHVSEAMEQLDRGIARVAAVRKATGEVVVDERARRAILLAFQVMPLQEAQAGPFRYVDRLPLKRDFPGVRIVPGAIARYGSHLAPGSVLMPGFVNVGAYVGSGTLVDTWATVGSCAQIGSNVHLSGGVGIGGVLEPAGAVPVVVEDEAFIGSRSVIVEGARVGQGAKLGAGVLLTASTRVFDAETGQELSRGRAPDWSVCVGSTHTRRFPGGEFGAPCLLVIKHLQEGERHDKLLLDDLFRRHGSAA; encoded by the coding sequence GTGGACCTCACCCCAAGCCCGATCTCCGCGATGATCGACGAACTCTGGGAGCGCCGCGCAGGCCTCTCTCCCGCCGATGACGAGGCCCGACGTCACGTTTCCGAGGCGATGGAGCAGCTGGACCGGGGCATCGCCCGGGTCGCCGCCGTCCGCAAGGCCACCGGAGAGGTCGTGGTGGACGAGCGGGCGCGGAGGGCGATACTGCTCGCGTTCCAGGTAATGCCCCTGCAGGAGGCGCAGGCGGGTCCGTTCCGGTACGTCGACCGCCTGCCGCTGAAGCGGGACTTCCCCGGGGTCCGGATCGTGCCGGGCGCGATAGCCCGGTACGGCAGCCACCTCGCCCCGGGCTCCGTGCTCATGCCCGGCTTCGTCAATGTGGGGGCCTACGTCGGCTCGGGAACGCTGGTCGACACCTGGGCGACCGTGGGCTCCTGCGCGCAGATCGGGAGCAACGTCCATCTCTCGGGCGGCGTCGGCATCGGCGGCGTACTGGAACCGGCCGGTGCCGTGCCCGTCGTGGTGGAGGACGAGGCGTTCATCGGGTCCCGCTCGGTGATCGTCGAGGGCGCCCGGGTCGGGCAGGGGGCGAAGCTCGGCGCCGGCGTGCTGCTGACGGCCAGCACCCGGGTCTTCGACGCCGAGACCGGGCAGGAACTGTCCCGCGGGCGAGCCCCCGACTGGTCGGTGTGTGTGGGGTCGACCCACACCCGCCGGTTTCCCGGTGGCGAGTTCGGCGCCCCCTGCCTGCTGGTGATCAAGCATCTCCAGGAGGGCGAGCGCCACGACAAGCTGCTGCTCGACGACCTCTTCCGCCGGCACGGCAGCGCCGCCTGA